The Zingiber officinale cultivar Zhangliang chromosome 10A, Zo_v1.1, whole genome shotgun sequence genome contains a region encoding:
- the LOC122027155 gene encoding probable glutathione S-transferase: protein MAEEVVLLDLGVSPFGQRCRIALAEKGVAYEYKEQDLDNKSPLLLQANPVHKKIPVLIHDGKPVCESVIIVQYIDEVWSDGAPLLPADPYARAQARFWGDFIDKKIYEYGTRLWKLKGEAHQVAKKEFIEILKVLEAELGDKKYFGGDAFGYVDIALVPFCSWFYTFETCGGFSVEAEAPKLVAWGKRCLERESVSKAFYDPVKVYEILKQVYGFE from the exons ATGGCGGAGGAGGTGGTGTTACTGGATCTGGGGGTGAGTCCTTTCGGGCAGCGGTGCCGGATCGCGCTGGCGGAGAAGGGGGTGGCGTACGAGTACAAGGAGCAGGACTTGGACAACAAGAGCCCGCTGCTGCTGCAAGCCAACCCCGTCCACAAGAAGATCCCCGTCCTCATCCACGACGGCAAGCCGGTGTGCGAGTCCGTCATCATCGTGCAGTACATCGACGAGGTGTGGTCCGATGGCGCACCGCTTCTGCCGGCGGACCCCTACGCCCGCGCCCAGGCGCGCTTCTGGGGCGACTTCATTGACAAAAAG ATCTACGAGTACGGAACCAGACTGTGGAAGCTGAAGGGAGAGGCCCATCAGGTGGCCAAGAAAGAGTTCATCGAGATCCTGAAGGTCCTGGAGGCTGAGCTGGGCGACAAGAAGTACTTCGGCGGCGACGCTTTCGGCTACGTCGACATTGCGCTGGTTCCCTTCTGCTCCTGGTTCTACACCTTCGAGACCTGCGGTGGTTTCAGCGTCGAGGCGGAGGCACCGAAGTTGGTGGCGTGGGGCAAACGGTGCTTGGAGAGGGAGAGTGTCTCCAAGGCGTTCTACGACCCGGTCAAGGTTTACGAGATCTTGAAGCAGGTGTACGGATTCGAGTAG